A window of the Gossypium arboreum isolate Shixiya-1 chromosome 2, ASM2569848v2, whole genome shotgun sequence genome harbors these coding sequences:
- the LOC108465192 gene encoding photosystem II core complex proteins psbY, chloroplastic yields MAASVATMAMLNAKCLSISSTKMSSPTKPTPKPFSLLSMQNLPKGLTISKPANNSNLPSSLAGSAIAGAIFSTLSSCDPALAAQQIAEIAEGDNRGLALLLPIIPAIAWVLFNILQPALNQLNRMRSSKGVIIGLGLGGLAASGFMSTPEASASEIAMVADAASSDNRGTLLLFVVAPALLWVAYNILQPALNQLNRMRSQ; encoded by the coding sequence atggcAGCAAGTGTAGCAACAATGGCGATGCTCAATGCAAAATGCCTAAGCATCAGCTCAACTAAGATGAGCAGCCCAACAAAGCCAACCCCAAAGCCCTTCTCCCTTCTCTCCATGCAGAACCTCCCCAAAGGCCTCACCATCTCAAAACCAGCCAACAACTCAAACCTACCTTCTTCACTCGCTGGCAGCGCCATTGCTGGAGCTATCTTCTCAACCTTAAGTTCATGTGACCCCGCCTTAGCTGCACAACAGATTGCTGAAATAGCTGAAGGAGACAACCGTGGGCTAGCTCTATTGCTTCCCATAATCCCAGCGATCGCTTGGGTCCTCTTCAACATCCTCCAGCCAGCACTTAACCAGCTGAATCGAATGAGGAGCTCCAAAGGGGTTATCATAGGGCTAGGGCTCGGAGGATTGGCTGCATCAGGGTTCATGTCAACACCGGAAGCATCGGCCAGTGAGATAGCTATGGTAGCTGATGCTGCATCTAGTGACAATAGGGGTACCCTTCTCCTCTTCGTTGTAGCACCAGCTCTTCTTTGGGTGGCCTACAACATTCTGCAACCCGCTTTGAACCAGCTTAATAGGATGAGATCTCAGTGA